In Thalassotalea sp. Sam97, a single window of DNA contains:
- the nhaR gene encoding transcriptional activator NhaR: protein MKQLNYNHLHYFYLIAKEGSIASASKRLHLTPQTLSGQLSTLESYLGRRLFDRHGKRLLLNDQGKKVYAYADDIFSLGNELLQSLEPDHQHQKLTFAVGVTDVLPKALIYEVLKPAFEQDFAIKMICREGRLKQLLADLALNKIDVILSDSPIPVGHKVKAYSFKAIDSGISFYVANNQLTSLKGDFPQNLQHQKLLIPGAQSSLKNALLSWLDDKQLSPNIIAEFDDSALINIFGQAGFGIFCTPTLVEQYIVNSYPVTVIGRTEEIGEQLYIISNKRKVTHPALAAIKQQFYQNDHPSS, encoded by the coding sequence ATGAAGCAACTAAATTATAATCATTTACATTACTTTTATCTGATTGCAAAAGAAGGCAGCATTGCCTCAGCCAGTAAACGCTTGCATCTAACCCCACAAACACTTAGCGGCCAATTGTCGACCTTAGAAAGTTACTTGGGTAGACGCTTATTCGATCGCCACGGAAAACGTTTATTGTTAAATGATCAGGGGAAAAAGGTGTACGCATACGCCGATGACATATTTAGCCTCGGCAATGAGCTATTACAAAGCCTTGAACCAGATCATCAACATCAAAAACTGACTTTTGCCGTTGGCGTAACCGACGTATTACCCAAGGCACTTATTTATGAGGTGCTCAAACCAGCGTTTGAACAGGATTTTGCAATAAAAATGATCTGTCGGGAGGGTCGACTAAAACAATTGTTAGCCGACTTAGCGCTGAATAAAATTGATGTCATTTTATCTGACAGTCCTATACCCGTAGGCCATAAGGTTAAAGCCTACAGTTTCAAAGCGATTGATAGTGGTATCAGCTTTTATGTTGCCAACAACCAACTCACATCGCTAAAAGGTGATTTCCCACAGAATCTACAGCACCAAAAATTATTAATACCAGGGGCACAATCATCACTTAAAAACGCGTTATTATCATGGCTTGATGATAAACAACTGTCACCTAACATCATTGCTGAGTTTGATGACAGTGCGTTGATCAATATCTTTGGTCAAGCAGGGTTTGGCATTTTTTGCACCCCGACATTAGTAGAGCAATACATAGTAAATAGCTATCCTGTAACAGTCATAGGCCGAACAGAAGAGATTGGTGAGCAACTATATATCATAAGCAACAAACGCAAAGTGACGCACCCTGCTCTTGCAGCCATTAAGCAACAGTTTTATCAAAATGATCACCCATCGTCTTAA
- a CDS encoding multidrug effflux MFS transporter has protein sequence MLSFLPVLMLMVVFSPLAIDIFLPAMPDMANDLQTSLTTLQWSVSGFLLAMGCGQLIAGPLADKYGRKPIAMIGIVIYFIACLACVAADTVSWHLFARFVHGLGTCAIVVSAFAIVRDRFDAVQSGMMYSYLNGVICCIPALAPILGGWLAHEYGWRSTFSFMAAYAVGAGTLVALFLKETNSTKQPTQVTLFSMARYKSVITDRMFVFHALAVMLAMAVIIAYVSSSPAWLMVALQQNQDEFIFWFSLNAVVNIIACLTAPKLLTRWGVAFTLHIAFTVLMFGGILMYGLLSIKEAWAFMIPVMFSSVGFSLLMGTCAGQALAPFAEKAGTASAMLGFLQMAGSAVLVGVVQQLPLPIPAQVALLMCGFIVFMLIWLIPSMQRRLIS, from the coding sequence ATGTTGTCATTTTTACCTGTGTTGATGTTAATGGTGGTATTTAGTCCGTTAGCCATTGATATATTCTTGCCTGCTATGCCTGACATGGCCAACGACTTACAAACTAGCCTAACTACATTGCAATGGAGCGTCAGTGGCTTTTTATTGGCGATGGGCTGTGGTCAGTTAATTGCTGGACCACTTGCCGATAAATACGGCCGAAAGCCAATCGCTATGATTGGCATTGTTATTTACTTTATTGCTTGTTTGGCCTGCGTTGCTGCCGACACCGTAAGTTGGCATTTATTTGCTAGGTTTGTGCATGGCTTAGGTACGTGCGCCATTGTTGTCAGTGCATTTGCCATTGTACGAGACCGCTTTGATGCCGTACAAAGTGGCATGATGTACAGCTATCTCAATGGTGTCATATGTTGCATTCCAGCGCTAGCACCTATTTTAGGTGGTTGGTTAGCACATGAGTACGGCTGGCGCAGTACGTTTTCGTTTATGGCAGCTTATGCGGTTGGAGCGGGTACCTTAGTTGCGTTGTTTTTAAAAGAGACGAATTCCACTAAACAGCCTACACAGGTTACGTTATTTTCTATGGCTCGCTATAAAAGTGTCATAACAGACCGTATGTTTGTATTTCACGCGTTAGCTGTCATGTTGGCAATGGCGGTGATCATCGCTTATGTGAGTAGCTCACCAGCGTGGCTAATGGTGGCTTTGCAGCAAAACCAAGATGAGTTTATTTTTTGGTTCAGTTTAAATGCCGTTGTTAATATTATCGCTTGTCTAACAGCACCCAAGTTACTGACACGCTGGGGGGTTGCGTTCACCTTACATATTGCTTTTACCGTGCTTATGTTCGGCGGCATATTAATGTACGGTTTACTTAGTATTAAGGAGGCCTGGGCATTTATGATCCCAGTCATGTTCAGCTCAGTTGGTTTTTCGTTACTGATGGGCACCTGTGCTGGTCAAGCACTCGCGCCTTTTGCAGAAAAAGCGGGCACAGCATCAGCAATGTTAGGCTTTTTACAAATGGCAGGCAGTGCCGTGTTGGTCGGTGTTGTACAACAACTGCCGCTACCTATTCCAGCACAAGTTGCGTTGTTAATGTGTGGCTTTATCGTATTTATGCTGATTTGGCTCATCCCCAGCATGCAACGACGACTTATCTCATAG